A portion of the Shewanella sp. SNU WT4 genome contains these proteins:
- the flgN gene encoding flagellar export chaperone FlgN, with product MTIEQLSLTTLLDTQQTCLKQLELVITQETAALTAKQADALLTLAAEKNSLLDSLFHTDQALAVHPEHHLLTIDTNLAAQVAQCRQLLVICQDLNQRNASLIELNIASLNRLAQALQASRNANSLTYDGKGKTSTISTLGNNLEV from the coding sequence ATGACTATTGAACAACTTAGCCTAACTACGCTGCTTGATACCCAGCAAACTTGCCTTAAGCAACTTGAGCTGGTTATTACCCAAGAAACTGCGGCCTTAACTGCCAAGCAGGCTGATGCCTTATTAACGTTAGCCGCCGAAAAAAATAGCCTGCTTGATAGCTTATTTCATACTGACCAAGCCTTAGCCGTGCATCCTGAGCATCACTTACTTACGATAGATACTAATCTTGCGGCGCAAGTGGCGCAATGTCGTCAGTTATTAGTGATTTGCCAAGACTTAAATCAACGCAATGCCAGTTTGATTGAACTTAATATCGCAAGCCTCAATCGCCTCGCGCAAGCACTGCAAGCCAGTCGTAATGCCAACAGCCTCACTTATGATGGCAAAGGTAAAACCAGCACTATTTCGACCTTAGGCAATAATCTTGAAGTATAA
- a CDS encoding LPP20 family lipoprotein, protein MSNLGLLSVRSTGLLVLVASLFLMGCSSNDRYVQWETEAPSEFPVLTATGYAPLIQSRAKNSAEQMLMAMQASKIAAYRELAEQVYGQHISASNQMSQWMVSSDEVKVSVEGLIRGAKVVRSYPAGEHYVTEVEMDFAIVWQLYQQQNRPQRIKEVTYF, encoded by the coding sequence ATGAGTAATTTAGGCTTATTATCTGTGCGTAGCACTGGACTGCTGGTATTAGTCGCGAGCTTGTTTTTGATGGGATGCAGCAGTAACGATAGGTACGTGCAATGGGAAACCGAGGCACCCAGTGAGTTTCCGGTATTAACAGCCACTGGTTATGCGCCGCTGATCCAATCAAGAGCGAAAAACTCAGCCGAGCAGATGCTTATGGCGATGCAAGCCTCCAAAATTGCCGCTTATCGCGAATTAGCTGAGCAAGTGTATGGCCAACATATCAGCGCCTCTAATCAGATGTCGCAGTGGATGGTATCAAGCGATGAAGTTAAAGTATCAGTTGAAGGCTTAATTCGCGGCGCGAAAGTAGTGCGCAGTTATCCAGCGGGTGAGCATTATGTGACTGAAGTGGAGATGGATTTTGCTATTGTTTGGCAGCTATATCAGCAGCAAAATCGTCCGCAACGAATTAAAGAAGTTACTTATTTTTAA
- a CDS encoding FlgO family outer membrane protein, with the protein MMMKKLLKVALYGISVLALASCTLKAKEPLPLPPGHLQDGNGLPPTAVMDHLAARIVNDLVRHHKDYIFSKMMLVATPVTVSEFNQSSDFGRQLQQSLMTSLQQQKFNVVDINLAQSMRITPQGDFILSRDWQQLRDDALVEYVLVTTYSFNQSGMQVNSKIVDLAYQQLMSAAAAHASLAEFGAYLEPSRTSVSESGIIYRYSKPGEGKVKLMGGSNE; encoded by the coding sequence ATGATGATGAAAAAGTTGCTGAAAGTGGCATTGTACGGCATCAGTGTGCTGGCATTAGCCAGTTGCACCCTTAAAGCCAAAGAGCCACTGCCTTTGCCGCCGGGTCACTTACAAGATGGCAATGGGTTGCCGCCTACGGCCGTAATGGATCATTTGGCGGCGCGCATAGTCAATGACTTAGTGCGCCATCATAAAGACTATATTTTCAGTAAGATGATGTTAGTAGCAACCCCAGTTACAGTATCAGAATTTAATCAGAGCAGTGATTTCGGCCGGCAACTGCAACAAAGTTTGATGACCTCGTTGCAGCAGCAAAAGTTTAATGTGGTTGATATTAATTTGGCGCAAAGCATGCGGATAACCCCCCAAGGTGACTTTATCTTAAGTCGTGATTGGCAACAATTACGTGACGATGCCTTAGTGGAATACGTATTAGTGACTACTTACTCTTTTAATCAAAGTGGCATGCAGGTTAATAGCAAGATAGTGGACTTAGCTTATCAGCAGCTAATGTCCGCGGCGGCGGCTCACGCCTCATTGGCTGAATTTGGCGCCTATTTAGAACCATCAAGAACCAGCGTGTCTGAAAGCGGCATCATTTATCGTTATAGCAAACCCGGCGAAGGCAAGGTTAAGCTCATGGGAGGAAGTAATGAGTAA
- a CDS encoding flagellar assembly protein T N-terminal domain-containing protein: MKTKSLLLLSLLCISISFDATAARWVNATGQASIKNDNIDAARQEAIKQAITYAGLSQGFTMQSQTTVDQGHIINNQWNMAQQLQTQSMKMISELIIGDELQVNIALLVQDEAAYEEQCTPASLTAAILVPQATIKDRSQLNYGQLVNFETELANRLAKQMEAYSHKSFAQLHSNDRLDIDTSLGQTRGYRLPDWLGKTTDSQYILQLNIEDMSLLPATESMFGLMANDPLRHFAVTFSLIHSISGEVIWQKLFSHQAAWPFEKQQQVLPNSLVFWKSRYGQGIDALLIDAIKDLDNELVCRPTLGQIVAMEGNRLVINLGRRHGMNLQDTVEIILKRDITDRLSGMRSLATPSQLTFRLDQVSELSASGVFEEALGTGGIQVQDVVVKQ; encoded by the coding sequence GTGAAAACCAAGTCATTATTATTGCTAAGCCTACTGTGTATCAGCATAAGCTTTGATGCCACGGCAGCGCGCTGGGTTAATGCCACTGGGCAAGCGAGTATTAAAAACGATAATATCGATGCTGCCCGCCAAGAAGCCATTAAACAAGCCATCACTTATGCTGGCCTCAGCCAAGGCTTTACCATGCAAAGCCAAACCACGGTAGATCAAGGCCACATCATTAATAATCAATGGAATATGGCGCAGCAACTGCAAACTCAGTCAATGAAAATGATTTCTGAACTCATTATTGGCGATGAGCTTCAAGTCAATATCGCGCTTTTAGTGCAAGATGAAGCTGCCTATGAAGAGCAATGCACTCCAGCATCGCTTACGGCCGCGATTTTAGTGCCGCAGGCCACAATTAAAGATCGCAGCCAACTTAATTATGGTCAGTTAGTTAACTTTGAAACTGAGCTAGCCAATCGCCTCGCCAAACAAATGGAAGCATACAGCCATAAGTCGTTTGCACAATTACACAGTAATGACCGCTTAGACATAGACACTAGCCTTGGGCAAACTCGGGGTTATCGCTTGCCCGATTGGCTCGGCAAAACCACTGACAGCCAATATATCTTGCAGCTTAATATCGAAGATATGTCGTTGCTACCAGCCACTGAGAGTATGTTTGGCTTGATGGCAAATGATCCCTTACGCCATTTTGCTGTGACTTTTAGCCTCATTCACAGCATTAGTGGCGAAGTTATTTGGCAAAAGCTCTTTTCCCACCAAGCGGCTTGGCCCTTTGAAAAACAACAACAAGTGTTACCCAATAGCTTAGTATTTTGGAAGTCGCGCTATGGGCAAGGCATAGATGCGCTATTAATTGATGCCATTAAAGACTTAGATAACGAATTAGTATGCAGGCCAACCCTCGGGCAAATAGTGGCAATGGAAGGCAATCGATTAGTCATCAATCTTGGCCGTCGCCATGGCATGAACTTGCAAGATACAGTCGAAATAATTTTAAAACGCGATATCACAGATAGGCTCAGTGGCATGCGTTCGCTAGCAACCCCAAGCCAGTTAACCTTTCGCTTAGATCAAGTGAGTGAACTCAGTGCCAGCGGCGTGTTTGAGGAAGCGCTTGGCACCGGTGGTATTCAAGTACAAGATGTTGTGGTTAAGCAATAA
- a CDS encoding 6-hydroxymethylpterin diphosphokinase MptE-like protein translates to MAQTSLLDSQLSIIKSRWPKLAQQLNQFTIDDIHAQLKVELTQGLEQTISINGIQLSSRHDRYQEAAAWCQGINEACPHVDCYGIGMGDTPWYLLTVKKVAALTLHCLNLKLLKLLLTYTDQREWLTHPNLELVSAPARPSLGVHWLACTADLRFCDPHYYYQRDIFWHEKNLSYANSRHESNRALHLQRFEENRHYWQYDPDALLLAAKLPPHRRVLILASGPSLEEHFTWLEQVSALPQAQKPLIIALDTALKGLVNYQITIDIVVSIDELITPETAQVTKLKPRNDFAHNMALATEFELTPIALIQITPATNHLFPALVYFPRSRPDLLAAWPGPRYAAYSDHPLYDELEQQTPHCRLYANGSVIHPAVDLALNIGASNMYLLGADFGFMDGKTHAAWEDGSLGIKHHHAKHQLINGHGENIATTLNFISYLRALELLISKHPRCKFNRLSQRGAAITGCDYQAPDKLLLNWQQA, encoded by the coding sequence ATGGCACAGACATCACTACTTGATAGCCAACTCAGCATAATAAAGAGCCGCTGGCCTAAGCTTGCGCAGCAACTTAATCAATTCACCATTGACGATATTCATGCGCAGCTTAAGGTCGAGTTAACCCAAGGGCTTGAGCAAACTATAAGCATTAATGGCATTCAGCTCAGTAGCCGTCATGACCGCTACCAAGAAGCAGCAGCTTGGTGCCAAGGAATAAATGAAGCCTGTCCGCACGTGGACTGCTATGGCATAGGTATGGGCGACACCCCTTGGTATCTACTTACCGTCAAAAAAGTCGCCGCGCTAACGCTTCATTGCTTAAACCTTAAATTATTGAAACTGTTACTCACCTATACCGACCAAAGAGAGTGGCTAACGCACCCTAATCTTGAATTAGTGAGTGCACCTGCGCGCCCAAGTTTAGGCGTCCATTGGCTGGCCTGCACCGCCGACTTACGCTTTTGTGACCCACATTATTACTATCAGCGCGATATTTTTTGGCATGAAAAAAACCTCAGTTACGCCAATAGCCGCCACGAGAGCAACCGCGCGCTTCACTTGCAACGCTTTGAGGAAAACCGCCACTATTGGCAGTATGACCCGGATGCTTTGTTGCTAGCAGCAAAGCTGCCGCCACATCGGCGCGTGCTGATTTTAGCCTCAGGCCCAAGCCTTGAAGAACACTTTACTTGGCTAGAACAAGTGAGCGCCCTGCCCCAAGCACAAAAACCCTTAATCATAGCGCTGGATACCGCCTTAAAAGGGCTAGTTAACTATCAGATTACTATCGATATAGTGGTGAGTATTGATGAGTTAATTACCCCAGAGACAGCGCAAGTCACAAAACTCAAACCCAGAAATGACTTTGCCCATAATATGGCGTTAGCTACTGAGTTTGAGTTAACTCCCATAGCGCTTATTCAAATAACGCCCGCCACCAATCATCTCTTCCCAGCCTTAGTGTACTTTCCCAGAAGTCGCCCTGATTTATTAGCCGCTTGGCCAGGGCCACGTTACGCCGCTTATTCTGACCACCCTCTTTATGATGAATTAGAGCAACAAACGCCCCATTGTCGCCTCTACGCTAATGGCAGCGTCATCCATCCTGCTGTTGATTTAGCGTTAAACATTGGCGCAAGCAATATGTATTTACTTGGCGCTGATTTTGGTTTTATGGACGGAAAAACCCATGCGGCATGGGAAGATGGCAGCCTAGGAATAAAACATCATCATGCTAAGCATCAGCTCATCAATGGCCATGGCGAAAACATAGCAACCACGCTTAATTTTATTTCGTATTTGCGCGCCTTAGAGCTATTAATCAGCAAGCATCCAAGGTGTAAATTTAATCGATTAAGCCAACGCGGCGCCGCGATTACAGGCTGCGACTATCAAGCGCCTGATAAGTTGCTACTGAACTGGCAGCAAGCATGA